From a single Myxocyprinus asiaticus isolate MX2 ecotype Aquarium Trade chromosome 47, UBuf_Myxa_2, whole genome shotgun sequence genomic region:
- the msgn1 gene encoding mesogenin-1, producing MDNLKEGLAQMDSAVEIDVTTARILSQWDWNGEERTFGDCSASSPESSFDSVCSSPEMRSSPGECRTYGPKHTLICEQQKPKVKMSMKRRMKASEREKLRMRSLAEALHQLRDYLPPVYSRRGQPLTKIQTLKYTIQYIKELSSILDQD from the coding sequence ATGGATAACCTGAAAGAGGGCTTGGCACAGATGGACTCTGCTGTGGAAATCGATGTGACCACGGCGAGGATATTGTCCCAGTGGGACTGGAACGGAGAGGAGAGGACGTTTGGAGACTGCAGCGCGTCCTCACCGGAGTCCTCTTTTGATTCCGTGTGCTCCTCACCGGAGATGCGCTCCAGTCCCGGTGAATGTCGCACATACGGACCCAAACACACCCTCATCTGTGAGCAGCAGAAGCCCAAAGTGAAGATGAGTATGAAGAGACGGATGAAGGCGAGTGAGAGGGAGAAGCTCCGCATGAGGAGTCTGGCGGAGGCGCTGCATCAGCTCCGGGATTACCTGCCGCCGGTGTACAGCCGCAGAGGACAACCGCTCACCAAGATCCAGACCCTCAAATACACCATCCAGTACATCAAAGAACTCTCTAGCATCCTCGACCAAgattaa